From the genome of Perca flavescens isolate YP-PL-M2 chromosome 12, PFLA_1.0, whole genome shotgun sequence, one region includes:
- the cirbpa gene encoding LOW QUALITY PROTEIN: cold inducible RNA binding protein a (The sequence of the model RefSeq protein was modified relative to this genomic sequence to represent the inferred CDS: inserted 1 base in 1 codon) — protein sequence MSDEGKLFIGGLSFETNEESLAAAFGKYGNIEKVDVIRDKESGKSRGFGFVKYDNCEDAKDALEGMNGKTLDGRSIRVDEAGKGGRSXGGFSSGPRGGRGGFGGRGRGGRGYSRGGGGYNGDRGYGDRSYSDRSFNNEGRFGGGGGGGGGSQYRSSGGGYSSYRDNRGQGGYGDRSGSYRDHYDSYTAQE from the exons ATGTCGGACGAGGGGAAATTGTTCATCGGAGGACTGAGCTTTGAGACCAATGAGGAGTCTCTGGCCGCGGCCTTTGGCAAATATGGAAACATCGAAAAag TTGATGTGATCAGAGACAAAGAGTCGGGGAAATCTCGCGGTTTTGGCTTTGTGAAATATGACAACTGTGAAGATGCTAAAGATGCACTGGAAGGCATGAACGGCAAG ACCCTAGATGGCCGGTCTATTCGTGTGGATGAAGCAGGGAAGGGTGGCCGCT AGGGAGGTTTCAGCTCAGGCCCAAGAGGAGGACGAGGTGGATTCGGCGGGCGTGGGAGAGGTGGACGAGGTTACTCCAGAG GAGGTGGCGGATACAATGGAGACAGGGGTTATGGTGACAGGAGTTACAGTGACCGGAGCTTCAATAACGAGGGCAGGTTTGGcggcggtggtggtggcggcGGTGGCAGCCAGTACAGGAGTAGTGGAGGCGGATACTCGAGCTACAGGGACAACAG GGGTCAGGGTGGATATGGTGACCGCTCTGGATCCTACCGCGATCACTACGACAGCTACA CTGCACAAGAGTAA